A genome region from Bradyrhizobium commune includes the following:
- a CDS encoding CHASE3 domain-containing protein: protein MIPSQRILLGAGLAILLLITAASIGLDVKSRSDAASVNHTVEVLKKISDVLLLARRAESAVRGYDIYGTAGFVDEFQAARSRIAPALADLKLAVRDNAEQTALMEATAPLVVRRIEVAAEAIRLRSSGDTDAFNALRDRAEGRGLMEALTANLERLAAGEEKLLASREADSRRTGIVLLGIDLIGALVILLLVAMLLRESRRATVQLQSSLDETQAAKEVLEAAVAERTEHLVAAHDELRLSINVLQSTFRSMAEAVLVIDNESNVLLSNPAAERMLLHRAGTNLRNLRAMSDVFHGDGVTPLKPEELPSARVLRGDGFEELEMIVRPHDGGQARHLMISGRPMRDAHGAISGAALVYHDATTSREIERQLYQSQKLDSIGKLTGGVAHDFNNMLTVISGNTETLVAQLKGQPELQRVARLIDDAAERCAELIQHLLAFARKQPLQPRDVEINAAIADIAKLLRPTLGEQIQIETVLEAGPMSSHIDPSRLTNAVLNMAINARDAMPNGGKLLLETRRVELDEAYAQANADVRPGPYVMLAVSDTGIGMPPDVQEKAFEPFFTTKEIGKGSGLGLSMVYGFVKQSGGHIKIYSEAGHGTTIKLYLPPGAGMVEVATAAAPQAEGGAETIFVVEDDPLVRNFVTAQLQSLGYKTIAAADSKTALQLIEGGQAFDLLFTDVVIPGGMSGRELAEKVAKMRPGAKVLYTSGYTDNAIVHHGKLDDGVMLLTKPYRRNQLAEMIRKALNGRTS from the coding sequence ACCGCCGCCTCGATCGGCCTGGACGTCAAGTCGCGGTCCGACGCCGCCTCTGTCAATCACACCGTCGAGGTGCTGAAGAAGATCTCTGACGTGCTCCTTCTGGCTCGCCGCGCAGAGAGCGCGGTGCGCGGCTACGATATTTACGGCACCGCGGGCTTCGTCGACGAATTCCAGGCGGCGCGCAGCCGGATCGCACCGGCGCTGGCCGATCTCAAGCTCGCAGTCCGCGACAATGCCGAGCAGACGGCGCTGATGGAGGCCACGGCGCCGCTCGTCGTCCGCCGCATCGAGGTCGCGGCCGAAGCGATTCGACTGCGCTCGAGCGGCGATACCGACGCCTTCAACGCGCTGCGAGACCGCGCCGAGGGGCGCGGCCTGATGGAGGCGCTGACCGCCAATCTGGAACGGCTGGCGGCGGGCGAGGAGAAACTGCTGGCCAGCCGCGAAGCGGACTCGCGCCGCACCGGCATCGTGCTGCTCGGCATCGACCTGATCGGCGCGCTGGTGATCCTGCTGCTCGTCGCCATGCTGTTGCGCGAGAGCCGGCGCGCGACCGTGCAGCTCCAGAGCTCGCTGGACGAGACGCAGGCCGCCAAGGAGGTGCTGGAGGCCGCCGTCGCCGAGCGCACGGAGCACCTCGTTGCCGCCCATGACGAGCTGCGCCTGTCGATCAACGTGCTCCAGAGCACCTTCCGCAGCATGGCGGAGGCCGTGCTGGTCATCGACAACGAGTCGAACGTGCTGTTGTCCAATCCGGCCGCCGAGCGCATGCTGCTGCATCGCGCCGGGACCAACCTGCGCAATTTGCGCGCGATGTCCGACGTCTTTCACGGCGACGGCGTCACGCCGCTCAAGCCCGAGGAGCTGCCCTCGGCGCGCGTGCTGCGCGGCGACGGCTTCGAGGAGCTCGAGATGATCGTCCGCCCGCATGACGGCGGTCAGGCGCGGCATCTCATGATCAGCGGCCGGCCGATGCGCGATGCGCACGGCGCGATCTCCGGCGCCGCGCTGGTCTATCATGACGCCACCACCTCGCGCGAGATCGAGCGGCAATTGTACCAGTCGCAGAAGCTCGATTCCATCGGCAAGCTGACCGGCGGCGTCGCGCACGACTTCAACAACATGCTGACGGTGATCTCGGGCAACACCGAGACGCTGGTCGCGCAGCTGAAGGGGCAGCCCGAGCTCCAGCGCGTGGCGCGACTGATCGACGATGCCGCAGAGCGCTGCGCCGAGCTGATCCAGCATCTGCTCGCCTTTGCGCGCAAGCAGCCGCTGCAGCCGCGCGACGTCGAGATCAACGCCGCCATCGCCGACATCGCAAAACTGCTGCGTCCCACCCTCGGCGAGCAGATCCAGATCGAAACGGTGCTCGAGGCGGGTCCGATGTCCTCGCATATCGACCCGTCCAGGCTCACCAACGCCGTGCTGAACATGGCGATCAATGCCCGCGACGCCATGCCGAACGGCGGCAAGCTCTTGCTCGAGACCCGTCGGGTCGAGCTGGACGAAGCCTATGCGCAGGCCAATGCGGATGTGCGGCCGGGCCCCTACGTCATGCTCGCGGTCAGCGACACCGGCATCGGCATGCCGCCCGATGTCCAGGAGAAGGCGTTCGAGCCGTTCTTCACCACAAAGGAAATCGGCAAAGGCTCGGGCCTCGGCCTGTCCATGGTTTACGGCTTCGTCAAGCAATCCGGCGGCCACATCAAGATCTACAGCGAGGCAGGCCACGGCACCACGATCAAGCTCTATCTGCCGCCGGGCGCCGGCATGGTCGAGGTGGCGACTGCCGCCGCGCCGCAGGCCGAAGGCGGCGCCGAGACCATCTTCGTGGTCGAGGACGATCCGCTGGTGCGCAACTTCGTCACCGCGCAGCTCCAGAGCCTCGGCTACAAAACGATCGCCGCCGCCGACAGCAAGACTGCGCTGCAATTGATCGAGGGCGGCCAGGCCTTCGATCTGCTGTTCACCGACGTCGTCATCCCCGGCGGCATGAGCGGGCGCGAGCTCGCCGAGAAGGTCGCAAAGATGCGCCCCGGCGCGAAGGTGCTCTACACGTCGGGCTATACCGACAACGCCATCGTCCACCACGGCAAGCTCGACGACGGCGTGATGTTGCTGACCAAGCCCTATCGCCGCAACCAGCTCGCCGAGATGATCCGGAAGGCGCTGAACGGCAGGACAAGCTAA
- a CDS encoding DMT family transporter, whose product MLDSTKPGLRPRIAPAGLMFLAITSIGWGFNWPVTKFLLAELPPLTLRGVTGVLGAALLAALALVRGDSLKVASEIWPRLVVAAILNVTGWMVLMGLALLWLPASEAALIAYTMPVWAALIAWPVLGERPTVLRTIALVMAFAGLASIMGGNGFAASEEKLPGIIMALAGAAGFALGTVLLKKYPIKLPPITAAAWQIGLGCLPVAIAGLALETSHLDLVTPIGWALLVYSTVVQFCIAYVSWFAALSRLPASVAAIGTMAVPVIGVVASAIALHEPLGAGQIAALIFTLAAVLLATR is encoded by the coding sequence ATGCTTGATTCGACCAAACCGGGCCTGCGGCCGCGCATCGCCCCGGCCGGGCTGATGTTCCTCGCCATCACCTCGATCGGCTGGGGCTTTAATTGGCCGGTGACGAAATTCCTGCTCGCCGAGCTGCCGCCTTTAACCTTGCGCGGGGTCACCGGCGTGCTCGGCGCCGCGCTGCTGGCCGCGCTGGCGCTGGTCCGCGGCGACAGCCTCAAGGTCGCGTCCGAAATCTGGCCACGGCTCGTGGTCGCTGCCATCCTCAACGTCACCGGCTGGATGGTGCTGATGGGACTGGCGCTGCTCTGGCTGCCGGCGAGCGAGGCGGCGCTGATCGCCTACACCATGCCGGTCTGGGCTGCGCTGATCGCCTGGCCCGTGCTCGGCGAGCGGCCGACGGTGCTGCGCACCATCGCGCTGGTGATGGCCTTTGCCGGGCTCGCCTCCATCATGGGCGGCAACGGCTTTGCCGCCAGCGAGGAAAAGCTGCCGGGCATCATCATGGCGCTCGCAGGCGCCGCCGGCTTCGCGCTCGGCACCGTGCTGTTGAAGAAATACCCGATCAAGCTGCCGCCGATCACGGCGGCCGCCTGGCAGATCGGCCTCGGCTGCCTGCCGGTCGCGATTGCCGGCCTCGCGCTCGAGACCTCGCATCTGGATCTGGTGACGCCGATCGGCTGGGCGCTGCTGGTCTATTCGACCGTTGTGCAGTTCTGCATCGCCTATGTCAGCTGGTTCGCCGCACTCTCGCGCCTGCCGGCCTCGGTCGCGGCGATCGGCACCATGGCGGTGCCGGTGATCGGCGTCGTCGCGTCCGCAATCGCGCTGCACGAGCCGCTCGGGGCAGGCCAGATCGCCGCGCTGATCTTTACGCTCGCCGCGGTGCTGCTGGCGACGCGTTAG
- a CDS encoding vitamin B12-dependent ribonucleotide reductase, producing the protein MRIERRHTTTGQSPYAGIEFRLTTSEIRNPDGSVVFKMDGVEVPIEWSQVASDVLAQKYFRKAGVAARLKKVEEESVPSFLWRSVPDTEALSQLPEKERYVSELSAKQVFDRLAGCWTYWGWKGKYFSSDEDAQTFYDELRYMLAMQMVAPNSPQWFNTGLHWAYGIDGPGQGHYYVDPFTAKLTKSKSAYEHPQPHACFIQGVGDDLVNEGGIMDLWVREARLFKYGSGTGSNFSRLRGEGEKLSGGGRSSGLMSFLKIGDRAAGAIKSGGTTRRAAKMVVVDVDHPDIETYIDWKVKEEQKVAALVTGSKINQKHLKAVLKACVNCEGSGDDCFDPEKNPALRREIKLARRSLVPDNYIKRVIQFAKQGYKDIQFDVYDTDWDSEAYLTVSGQNSNNSVSLKDDFLRAVETDGDWNLNARTSKKVTKTLRARDLWEKIGYAAWASADPGLHFNTTMNDWHTCKASGDIRASNPCSEYMFLDDTACNLASANLLTFYNTSTKQFDVAGYEHLCQLWTIVLEISVMMAQFPSRAIAELSYEFRTLGLGYANIGGLLMTMGLSYDSKEGRALCGALTAVMTGITYKTSAEIAAELGTFPGYKKNAAHMLRVIRNHRRAAHGETSGYEALSVNPVPLDHASCPQQDIVAHAKAAWDAALELGEKHGYRNAQTTVIAPTGTIGLVMDCDTTGIEPDFALVKFKKLAGGGYFKIINRAVPAALRALGYREADIAEIEAYAVGHGSLSNAPGINASTLKAKGFTDDAIAKVEKALPTAFDIKFAFNKWTFGEDFIRDQLGIGAEAIAAPGFDLLQAVGFTKREIEAANVHICGAMTVEGAPHLKAEHYAVFDCANPCGKIGKRYLSVESHIRMMAAAQPFISGAISKTINMPNDATVEDCKSAYMLSWKLALKANALYRDGSKLSQPLNSQLISDDEDEDDAVESLYEKPMAARATQVSEKIVEKLVERIVVMREREKMPDRRKGYTQKAVVGGHKVYLRTGEYDDGRIGEIFIDMHKEGAALRSFINNFAIAVSLGLQYGVPLDEYVDAFTFTRFEPAGPVQGNDSIKYATSILDYVFRELAVSYLSRFDLAHVDPSETGFDALGKGVEEGKEPDDEHGGHHATKLVSRGLTRSRTDNLVVMRGGSAAIAQGNDSAPAGGSRVTSLAAHGASARVGDALEGAVALKQEANHDLSPTEKLEALQWSKAGAAQQAAPSKAERRAEAKAKGYEGEMCGECGNFTLVRNGTCMKCDTCGSTTGCS; encoded by the coding sequence ATGCGGATTGAGCGGCGCCATACCACCACTGGACAGTCACCCTATGCGGGAATCGAATTCCGGCTGACCACGTCGGAGATCAGGAATCCCGACGGCTCGGTCGTGTTTAAAATGGACGGCGTCGAGGTCCCGATCGAATGGTCGCAGGTCGCCTCCGACGTGCTGGCCCAGAAATATTTCCGCAAGGCCGGCGTCGCCGCGCGCCTGAAGAAGGTCGAGGAGGAGTCCGTCCCCTCGTTCCTGTGGCGCTCCGTGCCCGACACCGAGGCGCTTAGCCAGCTGCCCGAGAAAGAGCGCTATGTCAGCGAGCTCAGCGCAAAACAGGTGTTCGACCGCCTCGCCGGCTGCTGGACCTATTGGGGCTGGAAGGGCAAGTACTTCTCCTCCGACGAGGACGCGCAGACGTTCTACGACGAGCTCCGCTACATGCTCGCCATGCAGATGGTCGCGCCGAACTCGCCGCAATGGTTCAACACCGGCCTGCACTGGGCCTATGGCATCGACGGCCCCGGCCAGGGCCATTATTACGTCGACCCCTTCACGGCCAAGCTGACCAAGTCCAAATCGGCCTATGAGCATCCGCAGCCGCACGCCTGCTTCATCCAGGGCGTCGGTGACGACCTCGTCAACGAAGGCGGCATCATGGACCTCTGGGTCCGCGAAGCCCGCCTGTTCAAGTACGGCTCCGGCACCGGCTCGAACTTCTCCCGCCTGCGCGGCGAAGGCGAAAAGCTCTCCGGCGGCGGCCGCTCGTCCGGCCTGATGAGCTTCCTCAAGATCGGCGACCGCGCGGCCGGCGCCATCAAGAGTGGCGGCACCACGCGCCGCGCCGCCAAGATGGTCGTGGTCGACGTCGATCACCCCGACATCGAGACCTATATCGACTGGAAGGTGAAGGAGGAGCAGAAGGTCGCAGCTCTCGTCACGGGATCCAAGATCAACCAGAAGCATCTCAAGGCGGTGCTGAAGGCCTGCGTCAACTGCGAAGGCTCGGGCGACGACTGCTTCGACCCCGAGAAGAACCCGGCGCTCCGCCGCGAGATCAAGCTCGCGCGCCGCAGCCTCGTGCCTGACAACTACATCAAGCGGGTGATCCAGTTCGCAAAACAGGGCTACAAGGACATCCAGTTCGACGTCTACGACACCGACTGGGATTCGGAAGCCTATCTCACGGTGTCCGGCCAGAACTCCAACAACTCGGTGTCGCTGAAGGACGATTTCCTGCGCGCCGTCGAAACCGACGGCGACTGGAACCTGAACGCCCGCACCTCCAAGAAGGTGACGAAGACGCTTCGTGCGCGCGACCTCTGGGAAAAAATCGGCTACGCCGCCTGGGCGTCGGCCGACCCGGGCCTGCACTTCAACACCACGATGAACGACTGGCACACCTGCAAGGCGTCCGGCGACATCCGCGCCTCCAATCCGTGCTCGGAATACATGTTCCTGGACGACACGGCGTGCAACCTCGCCTCGGCGAACCTGCTCACGTTCTACAATACGTCGACAAAACAGTTCGACGTCGCCGGCTACGAGCACCTCTGCCAGCTCTGGACCATCGTGCTCGAAATCTCCGTCATGATGGCGCAGTTCCCGTCGCGCGCGATCGCCGAGCTCTCCTACGAGTTCCGCACGCTCGGCCTGGGCTATGCCAATATCGGCGGCCTCTTGATGACCATGGGTCTCTCTTATGACAGCAAGGAGGGCCGTGCGCTCTGCGGCGCGCTGACCGCTGTGATGACCGGCATCACCTACAAGACCTCGGCCGAGATCGCGGCCGAGCTCGGCACCTTCCCCGGCTACAAGAAGAACGCCGCGCACATGCTACGCGTGATCCGCAACCACCGCCGCGCCGCGCATGGCGAGACCAGCGGTTACGAGGCGCTCAGCGTCAACCCGGTGCCGCTCGACCACGCCTCCTGCCCGCAACAGGACATCGTCGCCCATGCCAAGGCGGCCTGGGATGCGGCGCTCGAGCTCGGCGAGAAGCACGGCTATCGCAACGCCCAGACCACGGTGATCGCGCCGACCGGCACGATCGGCCTGGTCATGGATTGCGACACCACCGGCATCGAACCCGACTTCGCACTTGTAAAATTCAAGAAGCTCGCGGGCGGCGGCTACTTCAAGATCATCAACCGCGCGGTGCCCGCGGCGCTGCGCGCGCTCGGCTATCGCGAAGCTGATATCGCGGAGATCGAGGCCTATGCCGTCGGCCACGGCTCGCTCTCCAACGCCCCCGGCATCAACGCCTCGACGCTGAAGGCCAAGGGCTTTACCGACGACGCCATCGCCAAGGTCGAAAAGGCGCTGCCGACGGCCTTCGACATCAAGTTCGCCTTCAACAAGTGGACCTTTGGCGAGGACTTCATTCGCGATCAGCTCGGCATCGGCGCCGAGGCGATCGCGGCTCCCGGCTTCGACCTGCTCCAGGCCGTGGGCTTCACCAAGCGCGAGATCGAGGCGGCCAACGTCCACATCTGCGGCGCGATGACGGTGGAAGGCGCTCCGCACCTCAAGGCCGAGCACTACGCGGTGTTCGACTGCGCCAATCCCTGCGGCAAGATCGGCAAGCGTTACCTGTCGGTCGAGAGCCACATCCGCATGATGGCGGCAGCGCAACCCTTCATCTCGGGTGCGATCTCTAAGACCATCAACATGCCGAACGACGCGACTGTAGAGGACTGCAAGTCCGCTTATATGCTGTCGTGGAAACTGGCCTTGAAAGCCAACGCGCTCTATCGCGACGGCTCCAAGCTCAGCCAGCCGCTCAACTCGCAGCTCATCAGCGATGATGAGGACGAGGACGATGCGGTCGAGAGCCTCTACGAGAAGCCGATGGCCGCACGCGCGACCCAGGTCTCGGAGAAGATCGTCGAGAAGCTGGTCGAGCGCATCGTCGTGATGCGCGAGCGCGAGAAGATGCCGGATCGCCGCAAGGGCTACACCCAGAAGGCGGTCGTCGGCGGCCACAAGGTCTATCTGAGAACCGGCGAATATGACGACGGCCGCATCGGCGAGATCTTCATCGACATGCACAAGGAGGGTGCGGCGCTGCGCTCCTTCATCAACAACTTCGCCATCGCGGTGTCGCTCGGCCTGCAATACGGCGTGCCGCTCGACGAATATGTCGACGCCTTCACCTTCACCCGCTTCGAGCCGGCGGGCCCCGTGCAGGGCAACGACAGCATCAAGTACGCGACCTCGATCCTCGACTACGTCTTCCGCGAGCTGGCGGTGAGCTACCTCTCGCGCTTCGACCTCGCCCATGTCGATCCCAGCGAGACCGGCTTTGACGCGCTCGGCAAGGGCGTCGAGGAAGGCAAGGAGCCGGACGACGAGCACGGCGGCCACCACGCGACCAAGCTGGTCTCGCGCGGCCTCACCCGCTCCCGCACCGACAACCTCGTCGTGATGCGCGGCGGCTCGGCCGCGATCGCGCAAGGCAACGACAGCGCGCCTGCCGGCGGCAGCCGCGTCACCTCGCTCGCCGCCCACGGTGCCTCGGCCCGTGTCGGCGACGCCCTCGAAGGCGCAGTTGCCTTGAAGCAGGAAGCCAACCACGATCTCTCGCCCACCGAGAAGCTCGAGGCGCTCCAGTGGAGCAAGGCCGGCGCCGCGCAGCAAGCAGCCCCCAGCAAGGCCGAGCGCCGCGCGGAAGCGAAAGCAAAGGGCTACGAAGGCGAGATGTGCGGCGAGTGCGGCAACTTCACGCTGGTGCGGAACGGGACGTGCATGAAGTGCGACACGTGTGGTTCAACGACTGGTTGCTCTTAG
- a CDS encoding DUF2188 domain-containing protein: MKDKRIYVERRDEGDYAVRRANSERASDVLPTQREAIERAKELSPGSRPHVERVRNTNIGSPDKWRKA; the protein is encoded by the coding sequence ATGAAAGACAAACGCATCTACGTCGAGCGGCGCGATGAAGGCGATTACGCTGTTCGTCGAGCCAATTCTGAGCGCGCGAGCGACGTGCTACCCACACAGCGCGAGGCAATAGAACGCGCAAAGGAGCTTAGTCCAGGCTCTCGGCCTCATGTCGAGCGAGTGCGCAACACCAATATCGGCTCGCCAGACAAGTGGCGTAAGGCCTGA
- a CDS encoding ImmA/IrrE family metallo-endopeptidase, with translation MSSDDYFVDPLSDSEVQAYAKRARIFLGLGDARRVDPLILEGVDKIWTVQGVKSFRLEVVADEALPHDVGLTTYDGTKILVQIPRRIRHDAYLGDGFARYTVTHELGHATLHLNKLMSGAAMPRRGSGNKRSDWIPKFKSAERQAMTFGGAFLINDKIGRGLTSPEAISIEFGLSLQAAHIYFEQVQEEIARPEASGRIRQMADQVRAALVPTSSSVATPSFLNEICSCCGQQKLFPVGNKYMCQGCDAIYDRFQDGDQVQ, from the coding sequence ATGTCAAGCGACGATTATTTTGTGGACCCGCTTAGCGATTCTGAGGTGCAGGCTTATGCCAAACGGGCTCGCATCTTCTTAGGACTGGGCGATGCCAGACGCGTCGACCCGCTGATCTTGGAGGGCGTCGACAAAATTTGGACTGTCCAAGGAGTGAAGTCATTTCGCCTCGAGGTAGTTGCTGACGAAGCGCTTCCACATGATGTTGGCCTCACAACTTACGATGGAACTAAAATCCTAGTCCAAATACCGCGTCGCATACGGCACGACGCCTATCTAGGCGATGGCTTCGCTCGATACACCGTTACCCACGAACTCGGACACGCCACTCTCCACCTAAATAAGCTCATGTCCGGAGCAGCCATGCCGCGCCGCGGATCAGGCAACAAAAGATCCGACTGGATTCCGAAATTTAAATCTGCCGAACGCCAAGCGATGACTTTTGGAGGAGCGTTCCTCATCAACGACAAAATTGGCCGCGGCCTCACTTCGCCTGAAGCGATATCTATTGAGTTCGGTCTCAGCCTTCAGGCGGCGCATATTTATTTCGAACAGGTACAGGAGGAGATTGCTCGTCCTGAAGCTTCTGGTCGCATACGCCAAATGGCCGATCAGGTTCGTGCCGCCCTTGTACCGACATCATCGTCTGTCGCTACCCCATCATTTCTCAACGAAATCTGTTCGTGTTGTGGCCAACAAAAGCTCTTCCCGGTCGGCAACAAATATATGTGCCAAGGCTGCGACGCAATCTACGATCGTTTTCAGGACGGCGATCAGGTACAATAG
- a CDS encoding DUF4160 domain-containing protein — MPVVLRRDGLKYFFYSNEGQPPELPHVHVRGGGKDAKVWLEPEVLVEDSYGFNPRELSNILRTVLDNRELLLRAWNDRFGN, encoded by the coding sequence ATGCCAGTTGTCCTACGTCGTGACGGCCTCAAGTATTTTTTCTATTCAAACGAAGGTCAGCCCCCCGAACTGCCACACGTTCACGTTAGGGGCGGCGGGAAGGATGCAAAGGTTTGGCTTGAGCCCGAGGTGCTCGTAGAAGACAGTTACGGCTTCAATCCCCGCGAACTTTCTAATATTCTCAGAACCGTCTTGGACAACCGAGAACTCCTCCTAAGAGCATGGAATGACCGTTTCGGCAACTAA
- a CDS encoding DUF2188 domain-containing protein has protein sequence MERRPEGDYAVRRANSERASDVLPTQRQAIERARELSPDGRLHVERVRKTSEGTPDRWRKLK, from the coding sequence ATCGAACGGCGACCGGAAGGTGATTATGCGGTAAGACGTGCCAATTCGGAACGGGCTAGCGATGTGTTGCCTACTCAACGTCAGGCTATTGAGCGAGCCCGAGAACTAAGTCCGGATGGAAGATTGCACGTTGAACGCGTACGTAAGACCTCCGAGGGCACCCCTGATAGGTGGCGCAAGCTTAAGTGA
- a CDS encoding ParB N-terminal domain-containing protein translates to MPKPESFPIEKIFVPTKQKKAIKPEIVGEIAESILDIGQQAPISVRLDGDRLVLVEGLHRLEACKALGETTITGVLVRAEFAQHKPQLADRPEVEAERIKMARLKQLRLEKEAAEASTSALKSVNATEALRARPAKGARDNPKASPGQTARSAPKTLSAWITQQKGSGGRY, encoded by the coding sequence ATGCCCAAACCGGAAAGCTTCCCGATCGAGAAGATCTTCGTTCCCACGAAGCAGAAGAAAGCTATCAAGCCCGAGATCGTCGGGGAGATCGCGGAAAGCATTCTGGACATCGGACAACAGGCCCCCATTTCCGTTCGGCTCGACGGAGACCGGCTCGTTCTGGTCGAGGGATTGCACCGGCTCGAAGCCTGCAAGGCGCTCGGCGAGACAACCATTACCGGCGTCCTGGTCCGGGCCGAGTTTGCTCAACACAAGCCGCAGCTCGCCGACCGACCCGAAGTCGAGGCAGAGCGCATCAAGATGGCGAGATTGAAACAGTTGCGCCTGGAGAAGGAAGCCGCGGAGGCATCGACTTCTGCCTTGAAGAGCGTCAACGCAACGGAAGCGCTGCGCGCCCGTCCGGCGAAAGGCGCCCGCGACAATCCGAAGGCATCACCGGGCCAGACTGCGAGATCGGCGCCGAAAACATTGTCGGCCTGGATCACGCAGCAAAAGGGCAGCGGCGGCCGCTATTGA
- the mazF gene encoding endoribonuclease MazF, whose protein sequence is MAAKPGDYCPEAGDVIWIDLDPTLGHEQSGRRPAIVVSPRSYNAVAGLCVICPITSRVRGYPFEAVLPEGASVRGVVLADQPRSISWEKRPIMPAGRAPDALLTEVRERLAALLGIE, encoded by the coding sequence TTGGCAGCGAAGCCTGGTGACTATTGTCCCGAGGCCGGGGACGTCATCTGGATCGATCTGGATCCGACGCTCGGACACGAACAGAGCGGCCGGCGACCCGCCATCGTCGTGTCGCCGCGGAGCTACAATGCGGTCGCCGGCCTGTGCGTGATCTGCCCGATCACCAGTCGCGTCCGCGGCTATCCATTCGAAGCCGTCCTGCCCGAGGGCGCAAGCGTTCGTGGCGTCGTGCTTGCAGACCAGCCCCGGAGCATTTCCTGGGAGAAACGACCGATCATGCCCGCCGGACGGGCGCCCGACGCGCTGCTCACCGAGGTCCGCGAACGGTTGGCTGCGTTGCTCGGAATAGAGTGA
- a CDS encoding AbrB/MazE/SpoVT family DNA-binding domain-containing protein has translation MKVAFQKWGNSLALRVPKAFADEIGARDGKAAEMTVSDGKLVIEIARPQRRKRRYALDDLVAGITPANRHDETDWGPAVGSEAW, from the coding sequence ATGAAGGTCGCATTTCAGAAATGGGGCAACAGCCTTGCGCTGCGCGTGCCGAAAGCGTTCGCCGACGAGATCGGGGCCCGCGACGGCAAGGCCGCGGAGATGACCGTGAGCGACGGCAAGCTGGTCATCGAGATCGCGCGGCCGCAGCGGCGCAAGCGTCGCTATGCGCTGGACGATCTGGTCGCGGGGATCACGCCGGCCAACCGTCATGACGAGACCGATTGGGGGCCGGCCGTTGGCAGCGAAGCCTGGTGA
- a CDS encoding acyl-CoA desaturase, translated as MTVVQGVASDEGADRKMPPGVLLEGPVVDAKFLDSYIAFGFMIGGSIAALIWAFWQGIGRVEVAVFVGMFLLTTVGIGFMHRYFVHRSFRCGPVMRTIFAAIATLAVQGSILKWVSNHRRHHLHSDKPGDVHSPYYDGAGNRFASFAKGMMHAQGGWVWDQATTDGEYYARDILADPISMYFTRTRWYWYALSAVIIPGAIGYAFGGVHTMIGCILFSGLFRSYIMTMATSLVNSVCHSDGRWGYRRFDSNDGTTNELVTTILTFGEGLHNNHHRFPRDAYISHAWYEIDVNGLIILGLGKLGLVHDIFSARSRTQSSGDGAKASAPETEATV; from the coding sequence ATGACCGTAGTGCAGGGCGTGGCGTCGGACGAAGGTGCGGACCGGAAAATGCCGCCGGGCGTGCTGCTTGAAGGCCCGGTGGTCGACGCCAAATTTCTCGATTCCTATATCGCGTTCGGCTTCATGATCGGCGGCTCGATCGCGGCGCTGATCTGGGCCTTCTGGCAAGGCATCGGCCGGGTCGAGGTTGCGGTCTTCGTCGGCATGTTTTTGCTGACCACGGTCGGGATCGGCTTCATGCATCGCTATTTCGTGCATCGCAGCTTCCGCTGCGGTCCGGTGATGCGGACGATCTTCGCCGCGATCGCCACGCTGGCGGTGCAGGGCTCGATTTTGAAGTGGGTGAGCAACCATCGCCGCCACCATCTTCACTCCGACAAGCCCGGCGACGTCCACAGCCCTTATTATGACGGCGCCGGCAACCGCTTTGCCAGCTTCGCCAAGGGAATGATGCATGCGCAGGGCGGCTGGGTGTGGGACCAGGCGACCACCGATGGCGAATACTACGCCCGGGATATTCTGGCCGACCCGATCTCCATGTACTTCACCCGGACGCGCTGGTACTGGTACGCGCTCTCGGCGGTGATCATTCCGGGCGCGATCGGCTACGCCTTTGGCGGCGTGCACACGATGATCGGCTGCATCCTGTTCTCCGGCCTGTTCCGCAGCTACATCATGACCATGGCGACCTCGCTGGTGAACTCGGTCTGCCACAGCGACGGTCGCTGGGGCTACCGCCGCTTCGACAGCAATGACGGCACGACCAACGAGCTCGTGACCACGATCCTCACCTTCGGCGAGGGCCTGCACAACAACCATCACCGGTTTCCGCGCGACGCCTACATTTCGCACGCCTGGTACGAGATCGATGTCAACGGCCTGATCATTCTCGGGCTCGGCAAGCTGGGGCTCGTGCACGACATTTTTTCGGCCCGAAGCCGGACCCAAAGCTCCGGGGACGGCGCAAAAGCTTCGGCGCCAGAAACGGAAGCTACGGTCTGA